One Prodigiosinella aquatilis DNA window includes the following coding sequences:
- the ilvD gene encoding dihydroxy-acid dehydratase has product MPKYRSATTTHGRNMAGARALWRATGMTDADFDKPIIAVVNSFTQFVPGHVHLRDLGKLVAEQIDAAGGVAKEFNTIAVDDGIAMGHGGMLYSLPSRELIADSVEYMVNAHCADAMVCISNCDKITPGMLMAALRLNIPVIFVSGGPMEAGKTKLSDQIIKLDLIDAMIQGANPKVSDEDSAQIERSACPTCGSCSGMFTANSMNCLTEALGLSLPGNGSLLATHADRKQLFINAGSRIVGLAKRYYEQDDDSVLPRNIANKAAFENAMTLDIAMGGSTNTVLHLLAAAQEGEVDFSMSDIDRLSRQVPHLCKVAPSIQKYHMEDVHRAGGVIGILGELDRAGLLNRGVKNVLGLTLPETLAKYDVMLTQDAEVKKMFTAGPAGIRTTKAFSQDCRWDSLDTDRQEGCIRSREFAYSQDGGLAILYGNIAKDGCIVKTAGVDKSNLVFHGPAKVYESQDDAVEAILGNKVVAGDVVVIRYEGPKGGPGMQEMLYPTSFLKSMGLGKACALITDGRFSGGTSGLSIGHASPEAASGGIIALVQEGDMIAIDIPNRSIVLQVSDSELATRREAELARGDAAWTPKNRDRQVSFALRAYASLATSADKGAVRDKSKLGG; this is encoded by the coding sequence ATGCCTAAGTACCGTTCAGCCACTACTACGCATGGTCGCAATATGGCTGGAGCGCGAGCCCTGTGGCGCGCTACAGGGATGACCGACGCTGATTTTGACAAGCCCATTATTGCGGTTGTGAACTCGTTCACTCAATTTGTTCCCGGGCACGTACATTTACGTGATCTGGGAAAGTTGGTCGCTGAGCAGATAGACGCAGCAGGCGGTGTCGCCAAAGAGTTCAACACCATTGCGGTGGATGACGGTATCGCCATGGGGCATGGTGGCATGCTCTATTCTCTGCCTTCTCGCGAGCTGATCGCCGATTCCGTGGAATATATGGTGAACGCCCACTGCGCTGACGCTATGGTCTGTATCTCTAACTGTGACAAAATCACGCCGGGAATGTTGATGGCAGCACTGCGCCTCAATATTCCGGTCATTTTTGTTTCCGGCGGCCCAATGGAGGCCGGGAAAACCAAACTCTCAGATCAGATCATCAAGCTCGACCTGATTGACGCCATGATTCAGGGGGCCAATCCGAAAGTCAGTGATGAAGACAGTGCGCAGATTGAACGTTCGGCCTGTCCGACTTGCGGCTCCTGCTCCGGTATGTTTACCGCCAATTCCATGAACTGTCTGACGGAAGCGCTGGGCTTGTCACTGCCAGGCAATGGTTCACTACTGGCAACGCATGCGGATCGTAAGCAGCTGTTTATCAATGCGGGCTCACGTATTGTTGGCCTGGCCAAACGCTATTATGAGCAGGATGACGACAGCGTATTGCCGCGCAATATCGCTAATAAAGCCGCCTTTGAAAACGCCATGACGCTGGATATCGCCATGGGGGGCTCTACCAATACCGTCCTGCATCTGCTGGCTGCCGCACAGGAAGGCGAGGTGGATTTCAGCATGTCGGATATCGACCGCCTGTCTCGTCAGGTGCCGCACTTGTGTAAAGTGGCTCCCAGCATCCAGAAATATCATATGGAAGACGTCCATCGCGCGGGTGGCGTGATCGGTATTTTGGGCGAGTTGGATCGTGCAGGTTTGCTCAACCGTGGCGTGAAAAATGTACTGGGTCTGACACTGCCGGAAACGCTGGCGAAATATGACGTTATGCTGACCCAGGATGCCGAGGTGAAGAAAATGTTTACTGCCGGTCCGGCGGGTATTCGTACCACCAAGGCGTTTTCGCAGGATTGTCGCTGGGATTCACTGGATACCGACCGTCAAGAAGGATGTATCCGTTCACGTGAATTCGCCTACAGTCAGGATGGCGGTCTGGCGATACTGTACGGCAACATCGCTAAAGATGGTTGTATTGTGAAAACTGCCGGTGTTGATAAAAGTAATCTGGTGTTCCACGGTCCGGCCAAAGTGTATGAAAGCCAGGATGATGCGGTAGAAGCGATTCTGGGCAATAAAGTGGTTGCCGGTGATGTGGTGGTTATTCGTTATGAAGGGCCGAAAGGTGGGCCGGGTATGCAGGAAATGCTATACCCCACCAGCTTCCTGAAATCTATGGGATTGGGAAAGGCCTGCGCACTGATCACCGATGGCCGTTTTTCTGGCGGTACGTCTGGCTTGTCCATCGGTCATGCCTCGCCGGAGGCCGCGAGTGGCGGCATCATTGCGCTGGTGCAAGAGGGTGACATGATTGCCATTGATATTCCGAACCGCAGTATTGTGCTGCAAGTATCTGACAGTGAGTTGGCAACACGCCGTGAGGCCGAACTGGCCCGTGGTGATGCCGCCTGGACACCGAAAAACCGTGACCGTCAGGTATCTTTCGCACTGCGTGCATACGCCAGCCTGGCGACTAGCGCCGATAAAGGTGCTGTCCGCGATAAAAGTAAGCTGGGAGGTTAA
- the ilvM gene encoding acetolactate synthase 2 small subunit: MTHHQLSIQARFRPEILERVLRIARHRGFQVYAMNMTQANSCDHINIELTVASQRSVDLLSTQLSKLLDIACVDIQPISSQQIRA, from the coding sequence ATGACACACCATCAGCTTTCAATTCAGGCCCGCTTTCGCCCCGAAATTCTGGAGCGTGTACTGCGGATTGCTCGTCATCGCGGCTTTCAGGTTTACGCCATGAATATGACGCAGGCTAACAGTTGCGATCACATTAATATTGAACTGACCGTTGCCAGTCAGAGATCAGTAGATTTATTGTCAACACAATTAAGTAAACTGCTGGATATTGCCTGTGTCGATATTCAGCCGATTTCATCACAACAAATTCGTGCCTGA
- a CDS encoding branched-chain amino acid transaminase: protein MTKKADYIWFNGEMVPWAEAKVHVMSHALHYGTSVFEGVRCYDSHRGPVVFRHREHMQRLHDSAKIYRMPLTQSVDELMEACRETLRRNNLSSAYIRPLVFVGDVGMGVNPPEGYKTDVIIAAFPWGAYLGEEALDQGIDAMVSSWNRAAANTIPTAAKAGGNYLSSLLVGSEARRHGYQEGIALDVHGYVSEGAGENLFEVKDNVLFTPPFTSSALPGITRDAIIKLAKGLGFEIREQVLSRESLYLADEVFMSGTAAEITPVRSVDGIQVGIGKCGPVTKKLQQAFFGLFTGETEDKWGWLDPVNR from the coding sequence ATGACTAAAAAAGCTGACTATATCTGGTTTAACGGTGAAATGGTTCCCTGGGCTGAGGCCAAGGTTCATGTGATGTCTCATGCGCTGCATTACGGTACGTCGGTATTTGAAGGTGTCCGCTGCTACGATTCTCATCGCGGCCCGGTGGTGTTCCGTCACCGTGAGCATATGCAACGTCTGCATGATTCGGCCAAAATTTACCGCATGCCGTTGACGCAAAGTGTGGATGAATTGATGGAAGCCTGTCGCGAAACGTTGCGCAGGAATAATCTGTCCAGTGCTTATATCCGTCCGCTGGTGTTTGTCGGTGATGTGGGGATGGGCGTGAATCCGCCGGAAGGCTATAAGACAGATGTGATTATTGCCGCATTTCCGTGGGGCGCTTATCTGGGTGAAGAAGCGCTTGATCAAGGGATTGACGCGATGGTGTCCTCCTGGAATCGCGCTGCTGCCAATACCATTCCGACGGCCGCTAAAGCTGGAGGCAACTATTTGTCCTCGTTGCTAGTGGGGAGTGAAGCCCGTCGTCATGGCTATCAGGAAGGGATTGCGCTGGATGTTCATGGCTATGTGTCTGAAGGTGCTGGTGAAAACCTGTTTGAAGTGAAAGATAATGTCCTTTTCACACCACCATTTACCTCTTCGGCGCTACCGGGGATTACCCGCGATGCGATTATCAAACTGGCGAAAGGTCTGGGTTTTGAAATCCGCGAACAGGTATTGTCTCGTGAATCGTTGTATCTGGCGGATGAAGTGTTCATGTCCGGTACGGCGGCGGAAATTACCCCGGTACGTAGCGTGGATGGCATTCAGGTTGGTATCGGCAAATGCGGTCCGGTGACCAAGAAACTGCAGCAGGCATTCTTTGGCCTGTTTACCGGCGAAACCGAAGATAAATGGGGCTGGCTTGATCCGGTAAATCGTTAA